In a single window of the Drosophila subpulchrella strain 33 F10 #4 breed RU33 chromosome X, RU_Dsub_v1.1 Primary Assembly, whole genome shotgun sequence genome:
- the LOC119556232 gene encoding uncharacterized protein LOC119556232 isoform X1: MLIVDMLTLALANEPICGGKMRASGDSATIGGAGGAQSSLTVVANTSGGGLGQNLGLSGHLACEARGSRGNVAAEHGEVRQQCHSAIDGLEARARAEYTGNNKGSGSNNNSSNTGGHNISNTSCNSSNSSQTSCNNSQTICNNSTYDSNNSSNNSCNTISNNNTHNSNNSSNNSSNINSNIDNSGDKTATEVATKCEYAQLERERQSVSAGAYLQPPNVTTSNNNINGSNSNGSNTNNSNSACSIPTIGSELFKANLVAAAPAAVVAAEQQRQQLQPSTSSNHSTFSGQNLCKLLDSSEKSVEINCPSPSGALKSLKRSDRPTEKSKIEAEAGDDSSSSSSNTNDDDDNDNGNFDNDDARRTEKFVQKARQSALSARGLDNFFNASENVQSAKVKEIPAAATVTATAAILSSKKEEQQQQQQEEEEEQEEEAGQAPLSLPYSQNPYPNPGPNPYPHPHQFHNSSLTGRGVDNVAGIAAVRPPQSWPVVVAGGYVDYVKSNAATAATCNNQPAVSATSEEKLIDCESLVGHTSATSAAAAIAVATSCNEQDLIDFEHDLGEDFVASQRLKRLQYNFQGRVASSSNIDCVKASLRPQQQQEQHQQGQEQQTISITKKLPPEADHQQPQLQGTPNQPTQDQDNKAIAVVTADPSAIQLNVNGIRAIGQLPNESETTAPKTRQTAENRQEQHLLNTRCELPVRRIEKEQEQEQKQERSSDQVVIEIETDCEEEEERLPEECQDLRRSAFVPAQPSCKSSSEAGDFGPSLSEFDVQRFSEYLKAARQLQWRHLNPNLTHNPHLNGNGEEQTGTSSFQCYDELLAEFVSEQQEYAYVYDYNNSNSNSDTNSDSEEEDNQSDRDSDRACQCHECLVSQEQTTSTCATQIPGVLLHHPAHPAHPAHLTHPNTNTQPIPNPTHLINGYKMREVNGQLRGLLKKPNRPPPARKNRVVFDETRNEFFEADYIILIREDCAYDEEDEEPCTCGEHELVRLCCEEGCQCNYAVNPAEAVEGRTPQSPKFQPPIEFVDDAALSPPDGYKDSSLKNTLGGALSGHIFGAQHLQQLQVIQRLQQQRAAMLAARNTTSGQIPPPPPPIGTAQQQQQHQQQQQQQQQQQQQQQQQQPQQQQPHQQPHHGAALQQQQSEEDLQGVCTECAECAECAAKQLQEAECSSPQCPEEMTPLGVPAVAILPLHTSSPERRITQKEIIAGEERPKYVLQSQYKPSPTAVVKARRESGSGKASSGSASGSSFAYGSATQVPVAFPVPAISSSSKNKRFVVETITTMTTVTERRIIREANEDVATAGSVSGPAPAPGTGTASPAVGAAVASGPDMLPPALPAKASATAAAAAASAAASGVVNASEQQPFESQKPPPIPPKETSPTQISGILKGGKLWKQDSISQQSDDQNNTTSEDESGATKRSVRFVTEDQANAGTDSDAQSLAGDLDDSENQINELIPIKKHSTLFNNALRPNSAVRQLFPSVSAHQAPVLTSEALRAFDESKRAGCLVTHLPGSCGDSDTLRRSMERNILRRSLIKKKAVKSDISLEERIKQLTCDIDEDLAEELQRAVDEDAEAAAERADELAQRNSPAGEENPNPVPGSGSLAHKFVNGEKSFSPSSSVSSSSSGSSAYKKIADIFNRDKKQEKIMEMEENPIVIIPQECRCPAAPDLGMGIQVPVVHTQIHRTPPRQTEPKRQFLSSTLAPLTACVAGNKDDLSSYYTLAAAAAAHPHAHGHAHTHAHAAHYAAAAAAADFNMGQLLGAAAAAAASGDPAAQHAAAMAAQGLAQGLAAAGGGGVGGGAGGLAGEDARKVAPDVIAGTPGQEVAGRQEQDELAAFAQADAKRTEQLKKRYTGAGSEPSQSQASSDDDEQNDYGFNKRPSVRGIKPKFSSTNEILAQMQEQLSAAIPTVVNSQPVQHAVKGYAMPNTLKQNPSPQNVPQNVQQQQQQQQQQQQQQQQQAHQQHQQQLQQQMAAAMQKTEQRTWSFYSETGEQQRFPMDAASIQQTYYQTLPAGTMFRQTMIQQGATAAGGADDASLLYAAAAAAQNCQSVTATGTATATATAIEQSKHSSYSSHFARSPTRRPESPPPLRNYHQTMVLIPYNAETYSQFATSNSGDPKLAHIQRQNILEYQQVTQQTIRVPIGYALPGMQLHVVSGRGHAAHYAQHQQQHQQQQQQQQQQQQQQQRLMQGHYQFGPEGGMPGFSERGVPEGAAAVSHSDCNAMVSPTSAAAAAVQQQQQHQQQQQQQAAGGVGVGAQAQGSVYYAMNV, encoded by the exons ATGCTGATTGTGGACATGTTAACCCTGGCTTTGGCAAATGAGCCGATATGCGGTGGCAAAATGAGAGCGAGTGGGGATAGTGCAACGATTGGTGGCGCAGGAGGAGCACAATCATCGCTAACGGTGGTGGCCAATACAAGTGGCGGTGGACTAGGCCAAAACTTGGGGCTTTCTGGCCACTTAGCATGCGAGGCACGCGGCTCACGCGGCAATGTTGCTGCCGAGCATGGCGAGGTGCGTCAGCAATGCCACTCGGCGATAGATGGATTGGAGGCGCGTGCGCGTGCTGAATACACTGGCAACAACAAGGGCagtggcagcaacaacaacagcagcaacactgGGGGCCATAATATCAGCAATACTagctgcaacagcagcaacagcagccaaACTAGCTGCAACAACAGCCAAACTATCTGCAACAATAGCACCTACGATAGCAACAATAGCAGCAACAACTCATGCAACACtatcagcaacaacaacacccacaacagcaacaatagcagcaacaacagcagcaatatTAACAGCAACATCGACAACTCTGGCGACAAAACAGCAACGGAAGTGGCCACGAAATGTGAGTACGCGCAACTCGAGCGTGAGAGGCAGAGCGTGAGCGCAGGCGCATACCTGCAACCACCCAATGTGAcaaccagcaacaacaacatcaacggGAGCAATTCAAAcggcagcaacaccaacaacagcaacagcgcCTGCTCAATACCTACAATTGGCAGTGAGCTTTTCAAAGCCAACCTTGtggcagcagcaccagcagcagtcGTCGCAGCTGAGCAGCAGAGGCAGCAGCTACAACCGTCAACCAGCAGCAATCATTCAACGTTTTCTGGCCAAAACTTGTGCAAATTATTAGATTCCAGTGAAAAATCAGTGGAAATCAATTGCCCAAGCCCTagtggcgcacttaaatcgTTGAAAAGGAGCGATAGACCAACGGAAAAGTCGAAAATCGAAGCCGAAGCTGGCGacgacagcagcagcagcagcagcaacaccaacgacgacgacgacaacGACAACGGCAACTTCGACAACGACGACGCGCGACGTACAgaaaaatttgtgcaaaaagCCAGGCAAAGCGCGTTGTCTGCTCGCGGGCTAGATAATTTTTTTAACGCCAGTGAAAATGTGCAAAGTGCCAAGGTAAAAGAaataccagcagcagcaacagtaaCAGCTACAGCAGCAATCTTAAGCTCGAAaaaggaggagcagcagcagcagcagcaggaggaggaggaggagcaggaggaggaggcggggCAGGCGCCATTGTCATTGCCATATTCACAGAACCCCTACCCAAACCCAGGCCCAAACCCCTATCCACATCCCCACCAGTTCCACAACTCATCCTTGACTGGACGTGGTGTTGATAATGTCGCTGGCATTGCTGCTGTCCGCCCACCACAAAGTTGgcctgttgttgttgctggcggTTACGTGGATTACGTGAAAAGCAACGCAgctacagcagcaacatgcaaCAACCAGCCAGCAGTGAGTGCAACATCCGAGGAGAAGCTCATCGATTGTGAATCCTTGGTGGGCCATACATCAGCAAcatctgcagcagcagcaattgcAGTAGCAACAAGCTGCAACGAGCAGGATCTCATCGATTTTGAGCACGATTTGGGTGAGGATTTTGTGGCCAGCCAGCGATTGAAGCGATTGCAATACAATTTTCAGGGACGCGTGGCCAGTAGTAGTAACATTGATTGTGTAAAGGCATCCTTGagaccacaacaacaacaagaacaacatcaGCAGGGGCAGGAGCAACAAACAATAAGCATAACAAAGAAACTACCCCCAGAAGCGGACCACCAACAACCCCAACTTCAAGGAACCCCCAACCAACCAACTCAAGACCAAGACAATAAGGCGATTGCAGTCGTTACAGCCGATCCAAGTGCAATTCAATTAAATGTGAATGGCATTCGAGCAATCGGGCAATTGCCAAATGAAAGCGAAACAACAGCCCCAAAGACCAGACAAACAGCTGAAAATCGCCAGGAGCAACATTTGCTGAATACGCGTTGCGAGTTGCCAGTGCGCAGGATCGaaaaggagcaggagcaggagcaaaAGCAGGAGAGGAGCAGCGACCAAGTGGTGATTGAAATCGAAACGGATtgcgaggaggaggaggagaggTTGCCCGAGGAGTGCCAGGACTTGAGGCGCTCTGCCTTTGTGCCCGCACAGCCCAGTTGCAAATCGTCGTCGGAGGCCGGTGATTTTGGGCCATCGCTCAGCGAGTTCGATGTCCAGCGTTTTAGCGAGTATCTAAAGGCCGCCCGCCAACTGCAGTGGCGCCACCTTAACCCCAACTTAACCCATAACCCACACCTTAACGGCAACGGGGAAGAGCAAACCGGCACCAGTAGTTTTCAGTGCTACGACGAATTGTTAGCTGAGTTTGTTAGTGAGCAACAGGAGTACGCATACGTTTACGATTATAATAATAGCAATAGCAATAGCGATACCAATTCCGATTCCGAGGAGGAGGACAACCAAAGCGATAGGGATAGCGATAGAGCCTGCCAGTGCCATGAGTGCCTAGTTAGCCAGGAGCAGACCACGTCCACTTGCGCCACACAAATCCCAGGAGTTCTACTACACCATCCAGCCCATCCAGCTCATCCAGCTCATCTGACCCATCCAAATACAAATACGCAGCCAATTCCAAATCCCACCCACCTGATCAACGGCTATAAGATGCGCGAGGTCAACGGTCAGCTGCGCGGCCTGCTCAAGAAGCCAAACAGGCCGCCGCCGGCGCGCAAGAATCGCGTCGTCTTCGATGAGACGCGCAACGAATTCTTCGAGGCCGACTATATAATCCTGATCCGCGAGGACTGCGCCTACGACGAGGAGGACGAGGAGCCCTGCACCTGCGGCGAGCACGAGCTGGTGCGGCTGTGCTGCGAGGAGGGATGCCAGTGCAACTACGCCGTCAATCCCGCCGAGGCGGTCGAGGGCAGGACGCCACAG AGTCCCAAATTCCAGCCGCCAATTGAGTTTGTGGACGATGCGGCACTCAGTCCGCCCGATGGCTACAAGGACAGCAGTCTGAAGAACACGCTGGGCGGCGCCCTGAGCGGTCACATCTTTGGGGCGCAGCACCTGCAGCAGTTGCAGGTGATTCAGcggctgcagcagcagcgtGCCGCAATGTTGGCCGCCCGCAACACCACAAGCGGTCAGATACCGCCCCCGCCCCCGCCCATCGGCActgcccagcagcagcagcagcaccagcagcagcaacaacagcaacagcagcagcaacaacagcagcagcagcaacagccacagcaacaacagccacACCAGCAACCTCATCATGGAGCAgcactgcagcagcaacagtcgGAGGAGGACCTCCAGGGCGTTTGCACCGAGTGTGCCGAGTGCGCCGAATGTGCGGCCAAGCAGCTCCAGGAAGCAG AATGCAGCTCCCCTCAGTGTCCCGAGGAGATGACTCCGCTCGGAGTGCCCGCCGTAGCCATTCTGCCACTCCACACCAGTTCCCCGGAGCGCCGAATCACCCAGAAGGAGATCATCGCCGGCGAGGAGCGGCCCAAATATGTGCTGCAGTCCCAGTACAAGCCATCACCCACAGCAG TGGTCAAGGCTAGAAGGGAGTCGGGCAGTGGGAAGGCCAGTTCTGGATCCGCCTCCGGTTCCAGTTTCGCCTATGGGTCAGCAACCCAAGTCCCGGTCGCGTTCCCTGTTCCGGCCATCAGTAGCTCTTCGAAAAATAAACGATTTGTTGTTGAAACCATTACCACTATGACCACAGTGACCGAGCGCCGAATCATCCGGGAGGCGAACGAAGATGTGGCGACCGCTGGTAGCGTTTCCGGTCCCGCCCCTGCACCTGGTACTGGTACCGCCTCGCCTGCCGTTGGAGCTGCTGTTGCGAGTGGACCGGATATGCTGCCGCCAGCCCTGCCGGCCAAGGCCAGCgccacagcagcagcggccGCCGCATCAGCCGCCGCTTCAGGAGTGGTGAATGCATCAGAGCAACAGCCTTTCGAGTCCCAGAAACCGCCACCTATACCGCCGAAGGAGACCTCGCCCACGCAGATCAGTGGCATCCTCAAGGGCGGCAAGCTATGGAAGCAGGATTCCATCTCTCAG CAGTCGGATGATCAGAATAACACCACATCGGAGGACGAGAGTGGTGCCACAAAGCGCTCGGTGAGGTTTGTCACTGAGGATCAGGCGAATGCCGGCACTGATAGCGATGCCCAGTCCTTGGCTGGCGATCTGGATGACAGCGAGAACCAGATCAACGAGCTGATCCCAATCAAAAAGCACTCGACACTGTTTAACAACGCTTTGCGGCCCAACTCGGCGGTGCGTCAGCTCTTCCCGAGCGTCTCGGCCCACCAGGCGCCAGTGCTCACCTCGGAGGCTCTAAGGGCATTCGATGAGTCCAAGCGGGCCGGCTGCCTGGTCACCCACCTGCCAGGAAGCTGTGGCGACTCCGACACCCTGCGCCGCAGCATGGAGCGCAATATACTGCGCCGATCACTGATCAA GAAAAAGGCCGTAAAGTCGGACATCTCGCTGGAGGAGCGCATCAAGCAGCTGACCTGTGACATCGACGAGGATCTAGCCGAGGAACTGCAGCGGGCTGTGGACGAGGACGCCGAGGCGGCCGCCGAACGGGCCGATGAGCTGGCCCAGCGCAACAGTCCCGCCGGCGAAGAGAATCCCAATCCGGTGCCCGGTTCCGGTTCACTGGCCCACAAGTTTGTCAATGGCGAGAAGAGCTTCTCGCCGAGCAGCTCGGTATCGAGCTCCTCGAGCGGATCGTCGGCCTACAAGAAAATCGCAGATATTTTTAATCGTGACAAGAAGCAGGAGAAGATCATGGAGATGGAGGAAAATCCCATTGTCATTATACCACAG GAGTGTCGTTGTCCGGCTGCCCCTGACTTGGGCATGGGCATCCAGGTGCCGGTGGTGCACACGCAGATCCATCGCACTCCGCCCCGCCAAACGGAGCCGAAGCGCCAGTTCCTCTCCTCCACATTGGCCCCCCTGACAGCCTGTGTGGCCGGGAACAAGGATGACCTCTCCTCGTACTACACATTAGCCGCTGCAGCCGCCGCTCATCCGCATGCCcatggccacgcccacacgcATGCGCATGCCGCCCACtatgccgccgccgctgcggCCGCTGATTTCAATATGGGCCAGCTTCTAGGAGCGGCTGCAGCAGCTGCCGCCTCTGGAGATCCGGCTGCACAGCATGCAGCTGCGATGGCAGCTCAGGGTTTGGCCCAAGGATTGGCCGctgcaggaggaggaggagtagGTGGAGGAGCAGGCGGTTTAGCTGGGGAGGATGCCCGCAAGGTGGCGCCAGATGTGATTGCCGGCACACCGGGTCAGGAGGTGGCCGGGCGGCAGGAGCAGGACGAATTGgccgcctttgcccaggcgGACGCCAAGCGGACCGAGCAGCTCAAGAAGCGGTACACGGGAGCGGGCTCGGAGCCCAGCCAATCGCAGGCCAGCAGCGATGATGACGAGCAGAACGACTATGGCTTCAACAAGCGACCCTCGGTGCGCGGCATCAAGCCCAAGTTCAGTTCGACCAATGAGATCCTGGCCCAGATGCAGGAGCAGTTGAGTGCGGCAATACCCACGGTGGTCAATAGCCAGCCGGTGCAGCATGCGGTCAAGGGTTATGCCATGCCCAATACGCTCAAGCAGAATCCCTCGCCGCAGAATGTGCCACAGAAtgtgcaacagcagcagcagcaacagcagcagcagcagcagcaacagcaacagcaggcccaccagcaacatcagcagcagttGCAGCAACAGATGGCCGCCGCCATGCAAAAAACGGAGCAACGAACGTGGAGCTTCTACAGCGAGACCGGCGAGCAGCAGCGCTTCCCCATGGATGCGGCCTCCATCCAGCAGACCTACTACCAGACCCTGCCCGCCGGCACCATGTTCCGCCAGACGATGATCCAGCAGGGAGCCACGGCTGCCGGCGGTGCCGATGATGCATCACTTTTGTAtgccgccgctgccgctgcccaAAATTGCCAGAGTGTCACCGCCACGGGCACAGCCACCGCTACCGCCACGGCCATCGAGCAGAGCAAGCACAGCAGCTACAGCAGCCACTTTGCCCGCAGTCCCACACGGCGGCCGGAGTCGCCGCCACCGTTGCGCAACTATCACCAGACCATGGTCCTCATCCCGTACAACGCGGAGACCTACTCCCAGTTCGCGACCAGCAACAGCGGCGATCCCAAGCTGGCGCACATTCAGCGCCAGAATATCCTCGAGTACCAGCAG GTTACCCAGCAGACGATTCGTGTGCCCATTGGCTACGCCCTGCCCGGCATGCAGTTGCATGTGgtcagtgggcgtggccatgCCGCCCACTACGcccagcaccagcagcaacaccagcaacagcagcagcagcaacagcaacaacagcagcaacagcagcgcCTGATGCAGGGACACTATCAATTTGGACCCGAGGGCGGGATGCCAGGATTCAGTGAGCGCGGAGTGCCGGAAGGAGCGGCCGCCGTATCGCACAGCGACTGCAATGCCATGGTGTCGCCGACgtcggcggcagcagcagcggtacagcagcaacagcaacatcagcagcagcagcagcaacaggccGCTGGaggagtgggcgtgggcgcCCAGGCTCAGGGATCCGTGTACTATGCGATGAACGTATGA